Proteins from a genomic interval of Pseudoruegeria sp. SHC-113:
- a CDS encoding DUF1801 domain-containing protein, with protein sequence MAENKTQATEASVEAFLAQVAPERRADDARQLAALFAEVTGFEPRMWGPSIIGYGRYHYRYESGREGDFLATGFSPRKSALSLYIMPGYQDYSDLLSRLGKHKTGKSCLYINRLSDVDLGVLRELIATGLKDLGAIWPVHPV encoded by the coding sequence ATGGCCGAGAACAAGACGCAAGCCACCGAGGCCAGCGTGGAGGCGTTTCTGGCGCAGGTCGCGCCTGAGCGCCGTGCCGATGACGCGCGCCAGCTGGCGGCGCTTTTTGCCGAGGTCACGGGCTTTGAGCCGCGCATGTGGGGCCCGAGCATCATCGGCTACGGGCGTTATCACTACCGCTACGAGTCGGGCCGGGAGGGCGATTTCCTCGCCACCGGGTTCTCGCCACGCAAGAGCGCGCTGTCGCTCTACATCATGCCCGGCTATCAGGATTACTCCGATCTGCTTTCCCGCTTGGGTAAGCACAAGACAGGTAAATCCTGCCTCTATATCAATCGCTTGTCGGATGTGGATCTGGGCGTGCTGCGCGAGCTGATCGCCACCGGCCTGAAGGATCTGGGCGCGATCTGGCCAGTGCATCCCGTGTGA
- a CDS encoding NAD+ synthase — protein MSDRFRLTLAQLNPTLGDLAGNAARAKAAWQEARFAGADMVALPEMFITGYNTQDLVRKPAFFTDAIAHIEVLAEECADGPAMGIGGPWFEDGQLFNAYYILKGGKIRSRVLKHHLPNETVFDEVRLYNSGPLGGPYSVGNTRIGTPVCEDAWHEDVSETLAETGAEFLLVPNGSPYYRGKLETRLNHMVARVVETGLPLIYLNMVGGQDDQVFDGASFVLNPGGEMAMILPPFEEELATVDLVRTPEGWRAQEGAKAHQPDAWEQDYRCMVESLRDYCRKTGFGKVLLGLSGGIDSALVATIAVDALGAENVRCVMLPSEYTSQASLEDAEIIAKALGCHYDYVPITESRAAVTNTLAPLFEGTKADITEENIQSRLRGLLLMAMSNKFGAMLLTTGNKSEVAVGYATIYGDMNGGYNPIKDLYKTRVFETCRWRNANHRPWMKGPEGEVITPRVIDKPPSAELREDQKDEDSLPPYEVLDAILTMLIDEEASVADCVAAGFERDTVKRVEHLIYISEYKRFQSAPGTRLTPRAFWLDRRYPIVNRWRDNS, from the coding sequence ATGAGTGACCGTTTTCGCCTGACCCTTGCGCAGCTGAACCCGACGCTGGGCGATCTGGCTGGCAATGCCGCCCGCGCCAAGGCGGCCTGGCAGGAGGCCCGGTTCGCGGGGGCCGATATGGTCGCCCTGCCTGAGATGTTCATCACCGGCTACAACACGCAGGATCTGGTGCGCAAACCGGCCTTTTTCACCGACGCCATCGCGCATATCGAGGTGCTGGCCGAAGAATGCGCCGACGGCCCCGCCATGGGCATCGGCGGGCCGTGGTTCGAGGACGGGCAGCTTTTCAACGCCTATTACATCCTGAAAGGCGGCAAGATCCGCAGCCGCGTGCTCAAGCACCACCTGCCCAATGAAACCGTCTTCGACGAGGTGCGCCTTTATAACAGCGGCCCCCTCGGCGGCCCCTACAGCGTAGGCAACACCCGCATCGGCACGCCCGTCTGCGAGGATGCCTGGCACGAGGATGTCTCCGAGACGCTGGCCGAGACCGGCGCTGAGTTCCTGCTGGTGCCCAACGGTTCACCCTATTACCGGGGCAAGCTGGAAACCCGGCTCAATCACATGGTGGCCCGCGTTGTCGAAACCGGCCTGCCGCTGATCTACCTCAACATGGTCGGCGGGCAGGACGATCAGGTGTTTGACGGTGCAAGCTTCGTGCTGAACCCGGGCGGCGAGATGGCGATGATCCTGCCGCCCTTCGAGGAAGAGTTGGCCACGGTGGATCTTGTGCGCACGCCGGAAGGCTGGCGCGCGCAAGAGGGTGCGAAGGCTCATCAGCCCGACGCCTGGGAGCAGGATTATCGCTGCATGGTGGAGTCCTTGCGCGATTACTGCCGCAAGACAGGCTTCGGCAAGGTGCTGCTGGGGCTTTCCGGCGGGATCGACAGCGCCCTTGTAGCCACCATCGCCGTGGACGCGCTGGGCGCGGAAAACGTGCGCTGTGTGATGCTGCCGTCTGAATACACCTCGCAAGCCTCGCTGGAAGATGCCGAGATCATCGCCAAGGCGCTGGGCTGCCACTACGATTACGTGCCGATCACCGAAAGCCGCGCTGCCGTCACCAACACGCTCGCGCCGCTGTTTGAGGGCACGAAAGCCGACATCACCGAGGAAAACATCCAGTCCCGCCTGCGCGGGCTGCTGCTGATGGCGATGTCCAACAAGTTCGGCGCCATGCTGCTGACGACGGGCAACAAGAGCGAGGTCGCCGTGGGCTATGCCACGATCTATGGCGACATGAACGGCGGCTACAACCCGATCAAGGATCTCTACAAGACGCGCGTTTTTGAGACCTGCCGCTGGCGCAACGCCAACCACCGGCCGTGGATGAAGGGCCCTGAAGGGGAGGTCATCACCCCGCGCGTGATCGACAAGCCCCCCAGTGCCGAGCTGCGCGAAGATCAGAAGGACGAAGACAGCCTGCCGCCTTACGAGGTGTTGGATGCGATCCTGACGATGCTGATCGACGAGGAAGCCAGCGTGGCCGATTGCGTCGCCGCAGGCTTTGAGCGCGACACGGTGAAGCGCGTGGAGCATCTGATCTACATCTCCGAGTACAAACGCTTCCAGTCCGCCCCCGGCACGCGTCTCACCCCGCGCGCCTTCTGGCTGGATCGCCGCTACCCGATCGTCAACCGCTGGCGCGACAACAGCTGA
- a CDS encoding MORN repeat-containing protein: MGAATAIALVLATPGAALAQTAGEGPVVTKQYEDGGVYEGTFRNGKQHGQGSYRLPNGYEYEGEWQDGEIRGQGRAKFPNGSIYVGAFADGKPEGVGKITFADGGTYEGDWTDGRIEGNGIATYANGVVYEGGFRNALHHGLGVMKSPNGYIYEGDWVDGVKEGTGLITYPDGAIYEGTMIAGKREGTGKLTMPDGLVYEGDWLDGQIDGKGKLLQINGDVYEGEFVAGQRHGQGKVTYANSDVYEGSFQNDKRHGQGTFTGTDGYRYVGGWTDGRIEGTGEVTYPDGSIYVGTFVNDLADGTGKITYPDGNTYEGAWKAGVIEGKGVARYTNGLVYEGEFANAKNHGQGVMTYPDGYRYEGEWFDGQRHGEGVATYADGTVYTGTFKAGQREGTGSIVMPDGFRYEGEWSGGEIDGRGVATYANGDVYEGMFKAGKRQGEGTMRFATGQRQSGSWEGGAFTDGETTFPSGEGEAPASEAAPAQEGSDGN; this comes from the coding sequence ATGGGGGCCGCGACGGCGATTGCGCTCGTGCTCGCCACACCGGGCGCGGCGCTCGCACAGACGGCGGGCGAAGGCCCGGTGGTGACGAAGCAATACGAAGATGGCGGGGTGTATGAAGGCACCTTCCGCAATGGCAAGCAGCACGGGCAAGGCAGTTATCGCCTGCCCAACGGCTATGAATACGAAGGCGAATGGCAGGACGGCGAGATCCGCGGCCAGGGCCGGGCGAAGTTCCCCAATGGCTCGATCTATGTCGGCGCTTTCGCCGACGGCAAACCCGAGGGCGTCGGCAAGATCACCTTCGCCGATGGCGGCACCTATGAAGGCGACTGGACGGACGGGCGCATCGAGGGCAACGGCATCGCCACCTACGCCAACGGCGTGGTCTATGAAGGCGGCTTCCGAAATGCGCTGCACCACGGGCTCGGCGTGATGAAAAGCCCCAACGGCTACATCTACGAGGGCGATTGGGTGGACGGCGTGAAGGAAGGCACCGGCCTGATCACCTACCCCGATGGCGCGATCTACGAAGGCACGATGATCGCTGGCAAGCGCGAGGGCACCGGCAAGCTGACGATGCCCGACGGGCTCGTTTACGAAGGCGATTGGCTGGATGGCCAGATCGACGGCAAGGGCAAGCTTCTGCAGATCAACGGCGATGTCTATGAGGGCGAGTTCGTCGCCGGGCAGCGCCATGGGCAGGGCAAAGTGACCTATGCCAACAGCGACGTCTACGAGGGCAGCTTCCAGAACGACAAGCGCCACGGGCAAGGCACGTTCACCGGCACCGACGGCTACCGCTATGTCGGCGGCTGGACGGACGGCCGCATCGAGGGCACGGGCGAGGTCACCTACCCCGATGGCTCCATCTACGTGGGCACTTTCGTGAACGATCTGGCCGATGGCACCGGCAAGATCACCTACCCGGATGGCAACACCTATGAAGGCGCGTGGAAAGCCGGGGTGATCGAAGGCAAGGGCGTGGCGCGCTACACCAACGGGCTGGTTTACGAGGGCGAATTCGCCAACGCGAAAAACCACGGTCAGGGCGTGATGACCTACCCCGACGGCTACCGCTACGAGGGCGAATGGTTTGACGGCCAGCGCCACGGCGAGGGTGTGGCCACCTATGCCGATGGCACCGTCTATACCGGCACCTTCAAGGCCGGTCAGCGCGAAGGCACCGGCAGCATCGTGATGCCCGACGGCTTCCGCTACGAGGGCGAGTGGTCCGGCGGTGAGATCGACGGGCGCGGCGTGGCGACCTATGCCAATGGCGATGTCTACGAGGGCATGTTCAAGGCCGGCAAACGTCAGGGCGAAGGCACCATGCGCTTTGCCACCGGCCAGCGCCAGAGTGGCTCCTGGGAAGGTGGCGCCTTCACCGATGGGGAGACGACGTTCCCGTCCGGCGAAGGGGAAGCACCAGCCTCCGAGGCCGCGCCTGCGCAAGAAGGGTCTGACGGAAACTAA
- a CDS encoding rod shape-determining protein, producing the protein MLGFGGLFSSDMAIDLGTANTLVYVKGRGVILNEPSVVAYHVKDGRKQVLAVGEDAKLMLGRTPGSIEAIRPMREGVIADFDVAEEMIKHFIRKVHKRTTFSKPKIIVCVPHGATPVEKRAIRQSVLSAGARRAGLIAEPIAAAIGAGMPITDPTGNMVVDIGGGTTEVAILSLGDIVYARSVRVGGDRMDEAIISYLRRQQNLLIGEATAERIKTSIGTARMPDDGRGAAMQIRGRDLLNGVPKEIEINQAQVAEALAEPVQQICEAVMTALEATPPDLAADIVDRGVMLTGGGALLGELDLALREQTGLAISVADESLNCVALGTGKALEYEKQLRHVIDYES; encoded by the coding sequence ATGCTAGGCTTTGGGGGATTGTTTTCGTCGGACATGGCGATTGACCTTGGGACGGCGAACACGCTCGTTTACGTGAAGGGGCGCGGCGTGATCCTGAACGAGCCCAGCGTGGTGGCCTACCATGTGAAGGATGGCCGCAAGCAAGTGCTGGCCGTGGGCGAAGACGCCAAGCTGATGCTGGGGCGCACGCCGGGCTCGATCGAGGCCATCCGCCCGATGCGCGAAGGCGTGATCGCGGATTTCGACGTGGCCGAGGAAATGATCAAGCATTTCATCCGCAAGGTTCACAAACGCACCACCTTCTCCAAGCCGAAGATCATCGTCTGCGTGCCCCATGGCGCGACGCCGGTTGAGAAGCGGGCAATCCGTCAGTCGGTTCTTTCCGCAGGCGCGCGCCGCGCGGGCCTGATCGCAGAACCCATCGCCGCTGCCATCGGCGCGGGCATGCCGATCACCGACCCCACAGGCAACATGGTGGTGGACATCGGCGGCGGCACCACGGAAGTGGCCATTCTGTCCCTCGGCGATATCGTCTATGCGCGCTCCGTGCGCGTGGGGGGCGACCGGATGGACGAGGCCATCATCTCCTACCTGCGCCGCCAGCAGAACCTGCTGATCGGCGAAGCCACGGCGGAGCGTATCAAGACCTCCATCGGGACCGCGCGCATGCCTGATGACGGGCGCGGCGCAGCGATGCAGATCCGGGGCCGTGACCTGCTCAACGGCGTGCCGAAGGAAATCGAGATCAACCAGGCACAGGTGGCCGAGGCGCTGGCGGAGCCGGTGCAGCAGATCTGCGAAGCGGTGATGACGGCGCTGGAAGCCACGCCGCCGGATCTTGCAGCCGATATCGTCGACCGGGGCGTCATGCTCACCGGCGGCGGCGCGCTGCTGGGCGAGCTGGATCTGGCCCTGCGCGAGCAGACCGGGCTGGCCATTTCGGTGGCTGACGAAAGCTTGAACTGCGTGGCTCTGGGCACCGGCAAGGCGCTGGAGTATGAAAAACAACTGCGTCATGTGATAGACTACGAGAGCTGA
- a CDS encoding cryptochrome/photolyase family protein: protein MSAPQKPRLVLVLGDQLTPNVAALKAADKARDVVVMAEVAAETDYVPHHPKKIAFIFAAMRKFAEALEKDGWRVRYTALDADDPVASIPEALLAAAQAESASAVIATRPGEWRLIEALQEMPLDLQMLEDDRFICAQSRFAAWADGRKSLRMEYFYREMRRETGLLMEGDKPVGGKWNFDHDNRKPAKPDMFRQGPKRFAPDAATRAVLDLVNERFSGNFGSLEDFWFATDAQQAEEALAHFLTHGLPGFGETQDAMLTGDPFLNHAMIGLYLNVGLLDPLAVCRAAEREYSAGRAPLNSVEGFIRQILGWREFVRGVYFLEGPGYVARNVLGQGGDLPAAYWGGETQMACLKAAVAQTEREAYAHHIQRLMVTGNFALLAGVDPAQVHEWYLAVYADAFEWVEAPNTLGMSQFADGGVVGSKPYVSSGAYIDRMSDYCKGCAYDVKAKKGEGACPFNLLYWHFLNRHRERFAGNPRMGQMYRTWDRMDDAHCAQVLEEGDALLARLAAGEVV, encoded by the coding sequence GTGAGCGCGCCTCAGAAACCGCGCCTTGTCTTGGTGCTGGGCGATCAGCTCACGCCCAACGTGGCGGCCTTGAAAGCGGCCGACAAAGCACGGGACGTGGTGGTGATGGCGGAAGTCGCGGCGGAAACGGACTACGTGCCGCATCACCCCAAGAAGATCGCCTTTATCTTCGCTGCCATGCGCAAGTTCGCCGAAGCCTTGGAAAAGGACGGCTGGCGCGTGCGGTACACGGCGCTGGACGCTGACGATCCCGTTGCCTCGATCCCAGAAGCCCTGTTGGCGGCGGCGCAGGCCGAAAGCGCAAGCGCGGTCATCGCCACACGGCCCGGCGAATGGCGCCTGATCGAGGCCTTGCAAGAGATGCCGCTCGATCTGCAGATGCTGGAGGATGACCGGTTCATCTGCGCCCAAAGCCGCTTTGCCGCATGGGCAGACGGGCGCAAGAGCCTGCGGATGGAGTATTTCTACCGCGAGATGCGACGCGAAACGGGCCTCTTGATGGAGGGCGACAAGCCCGTTGGCGGGAAGTGGAACTTCGATCACGACAACCGCAAGCCCGCCAAGCCAGATATGTTCCGGCAAGGCCCCAAGCGTTTTGCGCCGGATGCGGCGACGCGCGCGGTTCTGGATCTGGTGAACGAACGTTTTTCCGGCAATTTCGGCTCGCTGGAGGATTTCTGGTTCGCCACCGATGCGCAGCAGGCCGAGGAAGCTCTGGCGCATTTTCTGACCCACGGCCTGCCGGGCTTTGGCGAGACGCAGGATGCGATGCTCACCGGAGATCCCTTCCTCAACCACGCGATGATCGGGCTTTACCTCAACGTCGGCCTGCTGGATCCGCTGGCGGTCTGCCGCGCGGCGGAACGCGAATACAGTGCGGGCCGCGCCCCTCTGAACAGTGTGGAGGGCTTCATCCGCCAGATCCTCGGCTGGCGAGAGTTCGTGCGCGGCGTCTATTTCCTTGAAGGCCCGGGCTACGTGGCGCGCAATGTGCTGGGACAGGGGGGCGATCTGCCCGCCGCCTATTGGGGCGGCGAGACGCAGATGGCCTGCCTCAAGGCCGCCGTTGCCCAGACGGAGCGCGAGGCCTACGCCCACCACATCCAGCGGTTGATGGTGACGGGCAATTTCGCCCTGCTGGCGGGCGTCGATCCGGCGCAGGTGCATGAATGGTATCTGGCCGTCTACGCCGATGCGTTTGAGTGGGTGGAGGCCCCCAACACGCTGGGGATGTCACAATTTGCCGATGGCGGCGTGGTGGGCAGCAAGCCCTATGTCTCCTCCGGGGCCTACATCGACAGGATGTCGGATTACTGCAAGGGCTGCGCCTATGATGTGAAGGCGAAGAAGGGGGAGGGGGCCTGCCCGTTCAACCTGCTCTACTGGCACTTCCTGAACCGCCACCGGGAGCGGTTTGCCGGAAACCCGCGCATGGGGCAGATGTATCGCACGTGGGACAGGATGGACGACGCCCATTGCGCGCAGGTGCTGGAAGAAGGCGATGCGCTGCTCGCGCGGCTGGCGGCGGGTGAGGTGGTTTAA
- a CDS encoding 2-isopropylmalate synthase, producing the protein MTIDKSQQDHVLIFDTTLRDGEQSPGATMTHNEKLEIASLLDEMGVDVIEAGFPIASEGDFRAVTEIAQRSKNSVICGLSRAQYGDIDRCWEAVKHAARPRIHTFIGTSPLHRAIPNLTKDEMAERIHDTVSHARNLCDNVQWSPMDATRTEHDYLCRVVEIAIKAGATTINIPDTVGYTAPRESADLIRMLIEKVPGADEIIFATHCHNDLGMATANALAAVEAGARQIECTINGLGERAGNTALEEVVMALKVRNDIMPFRTGIDTKKLMHISRRVATVSGFPVQYNKAIVGKNAFAHESGIHQDGMLKNAETFEIMRPEDIGLSETNLVMGKHSGRAALRAKLAELGFELADNQLKDVFVRFKALADRKKEVYEDDLVALMRDSGSDQAHDRLQVKFLRVICGTEAPQSADLTLSIDGVDKQITAQGDGPVDATFNAVKALFPHTARLQLYQVHAVTEGTDAQATVSVRMEEDGKIVHGEAADTDTVVASAKAYVNALNRLLVRREKSKPGDDVKTVSYKDVS; encoded by the coding sequence ATGACCATCGACAAGAGCCAGCAGGACCATGTCCTGATTTTCGACACCACCCTGCGTGACGGCGAGCAGAGCCCCGGCGCGACCATGACCCATAACGAGAAGCTGGAGATCGCCTCCCTGCTTGACGAGATGGGTGTGGACGTGATCGAAGCGGGCTTCCCCATCGCCTCTGAAGGCGATTTCCGCGCCGTGACCGAGATCGCGCAACGCAGCAAGAACAGCGTGATCTGCGGCCTGTCGCGCGCGCAATACGGCGACATCGACCGCTGCTGGGAAGCGGTGAAACACGCCGCCCGCCCGCGCATCCACACCTTCATCGGCACATCGCCTCTGCACCGCGCCATCCCGAACCTGACGAAGGACGAAATGGCCGAGCGCATCCACGACACCGTCAGCCACGCGCGCAACCTGTGCGACAACGTGCAGTGGTCGCCGATGGACGCCACCCGCACCGAGCATGACTACCTCTGCCGCGTGGTGGAAATCGCGATCAAGGCCGGGGCCACGACGATCAACATCCCCGACACCGTGGGCTACACCGCGCCGCGCGAAAGCGCCGATCTGATCCGGATGCTGATCGAGAAGGTGCCGGGCGCGGACGAGATCATCTTCGCCACCCATTGTCACAACGATCTGGGCATGGCGACGGCCAACGCGCTGGCCGCCGTGGAAGCGGGCGCGCGACAGATCGAATGCACGATCAACGGCCTGGGCGAGCGCGCGGGCAACACGGCGCTGGAAGAAGTGGTGATGGCGCTGAAAGTGCGCAACGACATCATGCCCTTCCGCACCGGCATCGACACCAAGAAGCTGATGCATATCTCCCGCCGCGTGGCGACGGTCTCGGGCTTTCCGGTGCAATACAACAAGGCCATCGTCGGCAAGAACGCCTTTGCCCATGAAAGCGGCATCCATCAGGATGGCATGCTGAAGAACGCCGAAACGTTTGAGATCATGCGGCCGGAGGACATCGGCCTGTCCGAAACCAACCTCGTCATGGGCAAGCACTCCGGCCGCGCCGCCCTGCGCGCCAAGCTGGCGGAGCTGGGGTTTGAACTGGCCGACAACCAGCTGAAAGACGTTTTCGTGCGCTTCAAGGCGCTGGCGGACCGCAAGAAGGAAGTCTACGAGGACGACCTGGTTGCGCTGATGCGCGACAGCGGCTCCGATCAGGCCCATGACCGGCTGCAGGTGAAATTCCTGCGCGTGATCTGCGGCACCGAAGCGCCGCAATCGGCAGACCTGACGCTGAGCATCGACGGGGTCGACAAGCAGATCACCGCTCAGGGCGATGGGCCTGTGGATGCCACCTTCAACGCCGTGAAGGCGCTGTTTCCGCACACCGCCCGCCTGCAGCTCTATCAGGTGCATGCGGTGACCGAAGGCACCGATGCACAGGCCACGGTGAGCGTGCGCATGGAGGAGGACGGCAAGATCGTCCATGGCGAGGCCGCCGACACCGACACCGTGGTGGCCTCCGCCAAGGCCTATGTGAACGCGCTCAACCGGCTGCTGGTGCGGCGCGAGAAATCCAAGCCCGGCGACGATGTGAAAACCGTCTCTTACAAGGACGTCTCCTGA
- a CDS encoding MBL fold metallo-hydrolase, whose amino-acid sequence MSDVKITRRAAMLTGAALPLAAGLTTLSGRPASAAAEMMGPGGAAFSRMKLGGFEVTTLLDGNRTVENPQEIFGMNASPEEFAEVSAANFIPTDKSQFFFTPTVVNTGSELVLFDTGLGAGGIAKALGDAGYTPDQIDVVVLTHMHPDHIGGMMTEGAATFPNARYVTASTEYDFWSKMEAGNRVGDMVAANVTPMAEKLSFLEDGGSVVSGITAMAAHGHTPGHTTYMLESDGQQLLLIGDAANHYVWSLGYPDWEVRFDMDKAAAAATRRKIFGMLAADKVPFIGYHMPFPAVGFVEAKDSGFRYVPASYQMIMG is encoded by the coding sequence ATGTCCGACGTGAAAATCACCCGCCGTGCCGCCATGCTCACCGGCGCCGCCCTGCCGCTGGCGGCGGGCCTCACCACGCTCTCCGGCCGCCCCGCTTCGGCTGCGGCCGAGATGATGGGCCCCGGTGGTGCAGCCTTCTCACGCATGAAGCTGGGCGGGTTCGAGGTCACCACGCTGCTGGATGGCAACCGCACGGTGGAAAACCCGCAGGAGATTTTCGGCATGAACGCCTCGCCCGAGGAGTTCGCCGAAGTGTCCGCCGCCAATTTCATCCCCACCGACAAGTCGCAGTTCTTCTTCACGCCGACCGTGGTGAACACCGGCAGCGAGCTTGTGCTCTTTGACACCGGGCTTGGCGCGGGCGGCATTGCCAAGGCGCTTGGCGATGCGGGCTACACGCCGGATCAGATCGACGTGGTGGTGCTGACCCACATGCACCCGGATCACATCGGCGGCATGATGACGGAAGGCGCGGCCACCTTCCCCAACGCCCGCTACGTGACCGCGAGCACGGAATACGACTTCTGGAGCAAGATGGAAGCGGGCAACCGCGTGGGCGACATGGTCGCTGCCAATGTCACGCCGATGGCCGAGAAGCTGAGCTTCCTTGAGGATGGCGGCTCGGTTGTTTCCGGCATCACTGCGATGGCGGCACACGGCCACACACCGGGCCACACCACCTATATGCTGGAAAGCGACGGGCAGCAGCTTTTGCTGATCGGCGATGCGGCCAACCATTATGTCTGGTCGCTGGGCTACCCGGATTGGGAAGTGCGTTTCGACATGGACAAAGCCGCCGCCGCCGCGACGCGCCGCAAGATCTTCGGCATGCTGGCCGCCGACAAGGTGCCCTTCATCGGCTACCACATGCCCTTCCCCGCCGTGGGCTTTGTGGAGGCCAAGGATTCGGGCTTCCGCTACGTGCCTGCGAGCTACCAGATGATCATGGGCTAA
- a CDS encoding SDR family NAD(P)-dependent oxidoreductase, with the protein MKRVLIIGASGGIGAALAQASTAAGAEVVGLSRSADGLDVTDEASIARLLEGVDGAFDRILCTVGQLAPEGSAPEKSLRAVEPQALAQLYAVNAIGPLLLLKHLLPRQPRNAPWQFAALSARVGSIGDNHLGGWYGYRASKAALNQMLRTAAIEVARTHKQATICALHPGTVATDFTADYRTRHPAVPAAESAAHLLSVLDGLTPADTGCFRDWAGKEIPW; encoded by the coding sequence ATGAAACGGGTGCTGATCATCGGCGCATCAGGCGGCATCGGCGCGGCGCTGGCGCAGGCCAGCACGGCGGCAGGAGCAGAGGTGGTTGGATTGAGCCGAAGCGCCGATGGGCTGGACGTGACAGATGAGGCCAGCATCGCGCGGTTGCTGGAGGGCGTTGACGGCGCGTTTGACCGCATCCTCTGCACGGTCGGCCAGCTCGCGCCTGAGGGCAGCGCGCCGGAGAAATCCCTTCGCGCGGTCGAGCCGCAGGCGCTGGCCCAGCTCTACGCCGTCAATGCCATCGGCCCGCTGCTGCTGCTCAAGCACCTGCTTCCACGCCAGCCACGCAACGCGCCCTGGCAGTTCGCGGCCCTTTCGGCCCGCGTCGGCTCTATTGGCGACAATCATCTGGGCGGCTGGTACGGCTACCGCGCCTCCAAGGCGGCGCTGAACCAGATGCTGCGCACCGCCGCGATCGAAGTGGCGCGCACCCATAAGCAGGCCACGATCTGCGCCCTGCATCCGGGCACCGTGGCCACCGATTTCACCGCCGACTATCGAACTCGCCATCCGGCAGTGCCCGCCGCAGAGAGCGCGGCGCATTTGCTGTCGGTGCTCGATGGGCTGACGCCTGCCGATACCGGCTGCTTCCGCGATTGGGCCGGGAAGGAGATCCCGTGGTGA
- the mgtE gene encoding magnesium transporter, whose amino-acid sequence MPDARTDATAPLLWASEAQEAGRAANRATVKRIEAMIRADDRAPLLTALDRWHPADVLSALVSLRAKSARRLFHWLPEHMSLAVLSELDAELHTVLFDPTTVAKFRSLLRKMPMDEAVDTLLELPRDFAEELIDGHPKAEALRHAVQAQQDAVATVMRHGLMAVPLHWSVAALTEDIRRRSGEIGKIDMIFVVDDLHHPVGTLRFRDVLIAPPQTEVAAILTPDPMIVSAEADREDVLRLAEAQHLHAIAVVDGAGRLVGGVAPRELAEILREEAEEDMLVMGGVAPASTQFDGPLTILKRRLPWLLGGLIGSSVAAMVIGSFEEVLAQAAILASFIPVVMSTAGNSGIQSSTVSVQAITSGHTWRGDFRDRVLREMAGAALNGLCAGAVTGLVVLLVSLFLPIPDAGALAATALVALTLVTLLAGTLGAVIPFVLKALGQDPAVATGIFITTSNDVFGVLIFFVVASTLYL is encoded by the coding sequence ATGCCTGACGCCCGCACGGATGCCACCGCCCCGCTCCTTTGGGCCTCGGAAGCGCAAGAGGCCGGGCGGGCGGCCAACCGGGCGACGGTGAAGCGGATCGAGGCGATGATCCGCGCGGACGACCGCGCGCCGCTTCTCACCGCACTGGATCGCTGGCACCCGGCCGACGTGCTTTCCGCGCTCGTGTCCTTGCGCGCCAAAAGCGCGCGGCGGCTGTTTCACTGGCTGCCCGAACACATGAGCCTTGCGGTGCTCTCGGAGCTGGATGCCGAGCTGCACACTGTTCTGTTTGATCCCACCACGGTCGCCAAGTTCCGCAGCCTGCTGCGCAAGATGCCGATGGATGAAGCGGTGGACACGCTGCTGGAGCTGCCCCGCGATTTCGCCGAAGAGCTGATCGACGGCCACCCGAAGGCCGAAGCCCTGCGCCACGCCGTGCAGGCCCAGCAGGACGCCGTCGCCACGGTGATGCGCCACGGGCTGATGGCGGTGCCGCTGCATTGGAGCGTGGCCGCGCTCACCGAAGATATCCGCCGCCGTTCGGGCGAGATCGGCAAGATCGACATGATCTTCGTGGTGGACGATCTGCACCACCCCGTGGGTACCTTGCGCTTTCGCGACGTGCTGATCGCGCCGCCGCAGACAGAGGTAGCCGCGATCCTCACGCCGGACCCGATGATCGTCAGCGCCGAGGCCGACCGCGAGGACGTGCTGCGGCTGGCCGAGGCCCAGCATCTGCACGCGATTGCCGTGGTGGATGGCGCCGGGCGGCTGGTGGGCGGCGTCGCCCCGCGCGAGCTGGCCGAGATCCTGCGCGAAGAAGCGGAGGAGGATATGCTCGTCATGGGCGGCGTCGCCCCGGCCTCGACCCAGTTCGACGGGCCGCTGACGATCCTCAAACGCCGTCTGCCGTGGCTTCTGGGCGGGCTGATCGGCTCGTCCGTGGCGGCCATGGTGATCGGCTCCTTCGAGGAGGTGCTGGCGCAGGCGGCGATTCTGGCCTCGTTCATTCCGGTGGTGATGAGCACGGCCGGCAACTCCGGCATCCAGTCCAGCACGGTCTCGGTGCAGGCGATCACCTCGGGCCACACGTGGCGGGGCGATTTCCGCGACCGTGTGCTGCGCGAAATGGCGGGCGCGGCGCTGAACGGGCTTTGTGCGGGCGCGGTCACGGGGCTCGTGGTGCTTCTGGTCAGCCTTTTCCTGCCGATCCCTGATGCGGGCGCTTTGGCCGCCACCGCGCTGGTGGCGCTCACGCTGGTGACGCTGCTTGCAGGCACGCTGGGCGCGGTGATCCCCTTCGTGCTGAAAGCGCTCGGGCAGGATCCGGCGGTGGCCACGGGGATCTTCATCACCACCTCCAACGATGTGTTCGGTGTCTTGATTTTCTTCGTCGTGGCCAGCACCCTTTACCTGTAG